A stretch of the Gracilinanus agilis isolate LMUSP501 chromosome 4, AgileGrace, whole genome shotgun sequence genome encodes the following:
- the UBE2Q1 gene encoding ubiquitin-conjugating enzyme E2 Q1 — translation MLDQPLPAEQCTQEDVSSEDEDEEMPEDTEDLDHYEMKEEEPAEGKKSEDDGIGKENLAILEKIKKNQRQDYLNGAVSGSVQATDRLMKELRDIYRSQSFKGGNYAVELVNDSLYDWNVKLLKVDQDSALHNDLQILKEKEGADFILLNFSFKDNFPFDPPFVRVVSPVLSGGYVLGGGAICMELLTKQGWSSAYSIESVIMQISATLVKGKARVQFGANKSQYSLTRAQQSYKSLVQIHEKNGWYTPPKEDG, via the exons ATGCTAGACCAGCCCCTGCCAGCCGAGCAG TGCACACAAGAAGATGTTTCTtctgaagatgaagatgaagagatGCCTGAG GATACAGAGGACCTAGATCACTatgaaatgaaagaagaagagCCAGCTGAAGGGAAGAAGTCTGAGGATGATGGCATTGGGAAGGAGAACTTGGCCatattagagaaaattaaaaagaaccagAGGCAAGATTACTTAAAT GGCGCAGTGTCTGGCTCGGTGCAGGCCACTGAccggctgatgaaggagctcagGGATATTTACCGATCACAAAGTTTCAAAGGCG GAAACTATGCAGTCGAACTAGTAAATGATAGCCTGTACGATTGGAACGTCAAACTCCTCAA AGTTGACCAGGACAGCGCTTTGCACAACGATCTCCAGATCctcaaagagaaagaaggagctGACTTCATTCTCCtcaacttttcttttaaa GACAATTTTCCCTTTGACCCGCCATTTGTCAGGGTTGTCTCTCCAGTCCTCTCAGGAGG GTATGTTCTGGGCGGAGGTGCCATCTGCATGGAACTTCTCACCAAACAG GGCTGGAGCAGTGCCTACTCCATAGAGTCCGTGATCATGCAGATCAGTGCCACCCTGGTGAAAGGGAAAGCACGAGTACAGTTTGGAGCCAACAAA TCTCAATACAGTCTGACAAGAGCACAGCAGTCCTACAAGTCCCTGGTGCAGATCCATGAAAAAAATG GCTGGTACACACCCCCCAAAGAAGACGGCTAA